A part of Oncorhynchus keta strain PuntledgeMale-10-30-2019 unplaced genomic scaffold, Oket_V2 Un_contig_992_pilon_pilon, whole genome shotgun sequence genomic DNA contains:
- the LOC118375022 gene encoding zinc finger protein 436-like isoform X2, protein MDRDKASLPHFTPLESPGLMSPCTLLLGLVDCRKTPGQSGTERGEEEHGDMISLRDIPNRCSLSGKGLSSGAPRQHHDAEEKEQSLSRSEHLKKHQQRCIGKKPHRCCFDCGKSFAKQKELDHS, encoded by the exons ATGGATCGG GACAAAGCTAGCCTGCCCCACTTCACCCCCCTGGAGTCCCCAGGTCTAATGTCTCCCTGTACTTTACTGCTGGGTCTGGTCGACTGCAGGAAAACACCGGGGCAGAGTGGAactgagagaggagaagaggaacatGGAGATATGATTTCATTAC GGGACATCCCTAATCGTTGCTCTCTCAGTGGGAAGGGCTTATCATCTGGGGCACCTCGACAACATCATGATGCTGAGGAGAAAGAGcagagtctctccagatcagaacacctcAAGAAACACCAGCAGAGATGTATAGGGAAGAAACCTCACCGCTGCTGCtttgactgtgggaagagttttgctaAACAGAAGGAATTGGATCATTCATGA
- the LOC118375022 gene encoding zinc finger protein 436-like isoform X1: MDRDKASLPHFTPLESPGLMSPCTLLLGLVDCRKTPGQSGTERGEEEHGDMISLRKNHGDIPNRCSLSGKGLSSGAPRQHHDAEEKEQSLSRSEHLKKHQQRCIGKKPHRCCFDCGKSFAKQKELDHS, from the exons ATGGATCGG GACAAAGCTAGCCTGCCCCACTTCACCCCCCTGGAGTCCCCAGGTCTAATGTCTCCCTGTACTTTACTGCTGGGTCTGGTCGACTGCAGGAAAACACCGGGGCAGAGTGGAactgagagaggagaagaggaacatGGAGATATGATTTCATTACGTAAGAACCATG GGGACATCCCTAATCGTTGCTCTCTCAGTGGGAAGGGCTTATCATCTGGGGCACCTCGACAACATCATGATGCTGAGGAGAAAGAGcagagtctctccagatcagaacacctcAAGAAACACCAGCAGAGATGTATAGGGAAGAAACCTCACCGCTGCTGCtttgactgtgggaagagttttgctaAACAGAAGGAATTGGATCATTCATGA